A region of Triplophysa rosa linkage group LG16, Trosa_1v2, whole genome shotgun sequence DNA encodes the following proteins:
- the topaz1 gene encoding protein TOPAZ1, which yields MNPHHRGVKKHRSKIDNQSWEVSTPTNSCASFSSGDPPSGATGCKCVSETAEDGRVRDCDGYSEGKRGRVDRVADGATPSVCNSDAENTFPMKNVPEICDGTPSLELRVPPIILRRVPAGNGYGFRSENSGLSLNEGEEDNETNNDSEAELNLLESFSCQRTQTYAFFYQSSCARVCKTWPFPRSGPPDELRSLLSGHRWIVTSSFPVTPTTTCILENDVQDKLCKEALEVQAASSVSAEKLESNRSVQRAFEDSSHVPEFSACKENKQVDNEELTYVFNSEVRSPKSQPIENHFILSTPGREAVSFRCENQLDISVLATEGSTSPSRCVLNSKCTQIPTCPVSQTPLVENQEEPKIGAGALYDRESLSELCLKVESLKAQCLSSSTSPSAAEPVTQKPITHTFNSKAPYPGKRKRRRGFDSSTVTDSSSSADENERDSKPSSDEEPVEHDEPGGLRFNDDVTSHIKDKGITPSQSVKDSTVPNGFLDVSRAYEEDVLILDVIQDDPDLFGAVVAETVNKPGTLAKDDGETKTKCQTGNHCKIVWDLDTDSSSKSAPDLKLENMEDGRLRTVKEMQSYKAQPSQGLQLTSALKSENAVDLNNNQEIKNANVYSIKVMNTRTSMLVMDTNSFGYGYTAKDSCASRTSNHYCWFYFDEHNFCQRSCCRFSHIPRDGDEMFCMERIQKFCFVGNPNTVLRAVEVFMEYYSKCSPGVCFSQEIVNSLLSSLLHLGLLRKFVDIINLLLTHKSLPSPEIVLAAFKHVRDRGLIDSISELILLTSKVVEAGCVFSVEQCEVMQSHLQMMQVPRQQMDIFLAVKCRALATNPHTAELSDLAQAVVRVEMLKHWEDWSGMAHVFCGVCVGPHSTSELHRFYCCVTMALLKEPKDNLTLPYELFAESVCKKVPSDDMVKITLGRIGVSMIFRYHRTREWNKGVKLVNVMFGLQIEFTTLKGLMGDEYKVSRCQLVTSATELFLHSGCIEGALKMLRADNWFVTSNVWPCDPADIDCRKCVLTLLAGRTSHRDTFDILANLPGLRQPINGVQVDEYTEMFNAHLRLCVKKQTLPVAADILEFMFAQGVVPETAQLQNLIHKLGKQNNWNCARTLFNRARSAGYYSAVVCEQDSLFLPCSLTEIEMTLAFEMFITSIKAHLQAPTGSSQPISITLRRQGEVEDVTESMYLAAGCRLLSAALIPNPKLSIRYTAVNQTQEQLFILDRGSAHKWLSQNEQWALEMWVS from the exons ATGAATCCTCATCACCGTGGTGTCAAGAAGCATAGGAGTAAGATTGACAACCAGTCCTGGGAAGTTTCCACTCCAACCAATAGCTGTGCTTCTTTCTCATCAGGTGATCCGCCGTCGGGAGCTACAGGCTGCAAGTGCGTTTCAGAGACGGCAGAGGATGGACGTGTCAGGGACTGTGATGGCTATTCAGAAGGCAAGAGGGGACGGGTTGATCGTGTGGCCGATGGCGCTACTCCTAGCGTTTGTAATAGTGATGCAGAAAATACATTTCCGATGAAGAACGTCCCTGAAATTTGCGATGGTACGCCCAGCCTGGAGCTTCGGGTACCTCCAATAATACTCAGAAGAGTTCCTGCAGGGAATGGTTATGGTTTCAGAAGTGAGAACAGTGGTCTCTCTCTGAATGAGGGGGAGgaggacaatgaaacaaataACGATTCGGAGGCTGAACTGAACTTGCTTGAGAGTTTCTCCTGCCAGAGAACGCAAACTTACGCGTTTTTCTATCAGTCGTCTTGTGCTCGCGTCTGCAAAACGTGGCCCTTCCCCAGATCGGGCCCTCCGGATGAACTGAGATCATTGCTTAGCGGACACCGCTGGATTGTGACCTCATCATTCCCAGTCACGCCAACTACTACATGCATCCTTGAAAACGATGTTCAAGACAAACTTTGCAAAGAAGCACTGGAGGTGCAAGCAGCTTCTTCTGTTTCAGCTGAGAAGCTTGAGTCAAACCGAAGTGTGCAGAGAGCTTTTGAAGATTCCAGTCATGTTCCTGAGTTCTCAGCatgtaaagaaaacaaacaggttGACAATGAAGAACTTACTTATGTATTCAATTCAGAGGTGAGAAGTCCTAAATCCCAACCTATAGAAAATCATTTCATACTCAGTACGCCTGGTCGGGAAGCCGTCTCATTCAGGTGTGAAAATCAGCTTGATATTTCTGTCCTCGCAACAGAAGGTTCAACCTCACCATCCAGATGTGTTttaaattccaaatgtacccaaATCCCTACCTGTCCTGTCAGCCAAACCCCATTAGTTGAAAATCAAGAGGAGCCCAAAATTGGTGCTGGTGCTCTTTACGACCGAGAGTCACTTTCTGAACTTTGTCTTAAAGTGGAATCTCTAAAAGCACAGTGCCTGTCCTCATCCACATCCCCTTCCGCAGCAGAACCGGTTACTCAAAAACCCATCACGCATACGTTCAACAGTAAGGCGCCCTATCCGGGAAAGAGGAAACGTAGAAGAGGGTTTGACAGCTCTACGGTCACAGATTCATCGTCTTCTGCGGATGAAAATGAACGAGACAGTAAACCGTCTTCAGATGAGGAGCCTGTGGAACATGATGAACCAGGGGGCTTGCGGTTTAATGATGATGTCACAagtcacattaaagataaaGGCATCACCCCATCACAATCTGTAAAGGATTCTACGGTTCCCAACGGCTTTCTGGATGTTTCTCGAGCGTATGAAGAAGATGTacttattctggatgtgatacAGGATGATCCAGATTTGTTTGGAGCTGTGGTTGCTGAAACCGTAAATAAACCTGGAACGCTGGCAAAGGACGATGGAGAGACTAAGACAAAATGTCAAACTGGGAATCACTGCAAGATTGTGTGGGACTTGGATACAGACAG TAGTAGCAAATCTGCACCAGACTTGAAACTGGAAAACATGGAAGATGGTCGTCTTCGGACAG TAAAAGAGATGCAGAGTTATAAAGCTCAACCTTCTCAGGGCCTTCAGTTAACCTCTGCTTTAAAGTCTGAG AATGCCGTAGACTTGAATAACAACCAGGAGATCAAAAACGCAAATGTGTACAGCATTAAGGTGATGAACACAAGAACGTCAATGCTTGTAATGGACACAAACAGTTTCG GATATGGTTATACTGCAAAAGACTCTTGTGCTTCAAGAACTTCAAATCAT TATTGTTGGTTCTACTTTGATGAACACAACTTCTGCCAACGAAGTTGCTGTCGATTCTCACACATACCAAGGGATGGAGATGAAATG TTCTGTATGGAGAGAATACAGAAGTTCTGTTTTGTGGGTAACCCTAATACTGTGCTGCGAGCAG TGGAGGTGTTTATGGAATATTACAGCAAGTGTTCCCCCGGCGTGTGTTTTAGTCAGGAGATTGTCAACTCTCTGCTCTCGTCTCTTCTTCATCTGGGCTTGCTGAGGAAGTTTGTAGACATCATCAACCTGCTTCTCACACACAAGAGTCTA CCTTCTCCTGAGATTGTGTTAGCTGCTTTTAAACATGTGAGGGATAGAGGCCTGATCGACTCTATATCTGAGCTCATTCTACTCACCTCAAAG gttgTTGAGGCTGGATGTGTGTTTAGTGTTGAGCAGTGTGAAGTCATGCAGAGTCACCTGCAAATGATGCAGGTTCCTAGACAACAGATGGACATTTTCCTTGCTGTAAAATGCAG GGCTCTGGCCACTAACCCTCACACTGCTGAGCTGTCTGATCTGGCCCAAGCTGTTGTCAGGGTAGAG ATGTTGAAGCATTGGGAGGACTGGTCTGGTATGGCACACGTGTTTTGTGGTGTTTGTGTAGGTCCACACAGTACCAGCGAACTTCACAGGTTCTACTGCTGTGTTACTATGGCATTGTTAAAAGAGCCCAAAGACAATCTTACTCTCCCGTACGAGCTGTTTGCCGAATCAG TATGTAAGAAAGTCCCATCCGACGATATGGTGAAAATCACCCTGGGGAGAATCGGAGTCTCAATGATTTTTAGGTACCACAGGACACGAGAATGGAATAAG GGGGTAAAGCTAGTCAACGTGATGTTCGGACTGCAGATTGAGTTCaccacactgaaggggcttatggGTGATGAATACAAGGTGTCTCGCTGTCAGCTGGTCACCTCTGCAACTGAACTCTTTCTCCACAGCGGGTGTATTGAGGGCGCTCTGAAGATGCTCAGAG CTGATAACTGGTTCGTGACCTCAAACGTGTGGCCTTGTGACCCGGCTGACATTGACTGTCGAAAGTGTGTCCTGACTCTCTTAGCTGGGAGAACATCACACAGAGATACGTTTGACATACTTGCCAACTTGCCCGGACTCAGACAACCTATAA ATGGTGTGCAGGTAGATGAGTATACTGAAATGTTCAACGCTCATCTGCGTCTGTGCGTGAAGAAGCAGACATTACCGGTTGCAGCGGATATTCTTGAGTTTATGTTTGCACAGGGTGTGGTTCCTGAAACCGCTCAGCTACAGAACCTCATCCACAAACTGGGCAAGCAGAACAACTGGAACTGCGCCAGAACTCTCTTCAATC GTGCTCGGTCAGCTGGCTATTACTCTGCGGTGGTGTGCGAACAAGACTCTTTGTTTCTGCCTTGTAGTCTCACTGAGATTGAGATGACGCTGGCCTTCGAAAtgttcatcacatccattaaaGCACACCTTCAGGCCCCCACTGGATCCTCCCAGCCCATAAGCATCACACTCAGACG gcaGGGCGAAGTCGAGGATGTAACCGAGAGCATGTACCTGGCAGCTGGCTGTCGACTCCTCTCCGCTGCGCTCATACCAAACCCCAAACTGAGCATCCGCTacacagctgtcaatcaaacacagGAGCAGTTGTTTATTCTGGATCGTGGCTCTGCCCACAAATGGCTTTCTCAAAACGAGCAGTGGGCACTAGAGATGTGGGTAAGTTAA